GGCGGTGCCATGCCCGGTCGGCTTTGGTGCGCCCGCGAAACCGTTTTGCTCGATCGCTGCGCCGGCAAGTGACGGGTGCGACGCGACACCGCCGTCAATCATCCCGATGACGCGCCCGCTACCGGCTCCGGCGAGGGACGCCAGCCCAGCGGTGAGCGGCATCAAGGATCCGCCCGCAGGTTCGAATACATGATCATAATCAACTTGCATCTGTGGCACAGCAGATCTCAGTTTCCGCATAGCTTCGCGAAGGCTCATGCGAGATGGAACCGCGAGCTTGACGAGCCGGATGCCGAGCGCCGGCTCGACATCTTGTGCGATGACTGCAAAGCCTGCGCGTGAGGCAAGCTGCAGCGAAGCAAGATCCGGATCGATGGTGATCAGGACTCCGCGTCGCGCGGGCTGACCGCGGTCGTCCGCTTCAAGCGCATCTTGGTTCTCGCGGATGAGCTCGACCAGCCGCATCTTGCGAAGGTCGGCAAGCACCGACGGCCCGGCATCGGCAACCGTCTGAGGCAATCCCTGGACCCGGTCGAGGGTGGGACGAACGACCTGCTGCCGCACTTCAGGGGAGCCCAGCACGTCCTGCAGCACCGGCCCGGTAACCGGCAGATTGCTGACCGGGCCGGGGACGCCGACCGGCGGCAGCGCAAGTTGTCCCAATAGCTGCGCCCCGGCCCCGCCCGCACAAGCGCTGATCGCCAGCGCCGTGCAAAGAAGATGGCGTACAAATCTGGACATCCGTGATCCTCTTTATCATCCGTCCCATGGATGAAACGAGCACCAGGCGTCGTTTCATCCGCATGGGTGTCGATGGATCAATCGGAATCGTTCGAGGATGGGCTAACGGCGCTGCTTCCGCGGCTCCGGCGCTTCGCGCATACGCTCTCCAGAAATCCCGCGGACGCAGACGATTTGACGCAGGCCACGATCGAACGGGGATTGCGCTCGCAAGCACAGTGGGAGCCCGGGACGCGGCTCGACAGCTGGCTCTATCGGATTATGCGCAACCTGTGGATCGACACGGTGCGCTCGCGTGGACGAAAAGAAGATCTCCACGCGCCGGTCGAGCAGGCGGAGCAGATCGGCGAGGATCCGAGACCCGCGATCGAAGCGTCTATCGACCTCCAGAAGGCGATCGCCGCCATGGAGCGCCTACCCGACGAGCAACGCGAAGTTGTCGGACTCATCCTGATCGAGGGCTTCGGTTATCGCGAATGCTCGGAAATTCTGCGGCTCCCGATCGGGACGGTCTCGAGCCGATTGGTGCGTGGTCGCACGGCCTTGTTGCAGATGATGGGCACTCCGCATGGTGACTGACGAAACATTCTTTGCTTGGCTCGACGGCGAGCTTGATGCCGAAGAGGCGGCCCGCGTCGAGGCGGACGTTACCGCCGATCCGCGCCTCTCGGCGATGGCTGCCGAGCATCGCGCGATGCAGGCGAAGCTGAAGGCCGCTTTCGATCAAGTGATCGATGCTCCCTTACCCGAGCGTCTGGTCGCGGCTGTGCGAATGCCGCCGCAAGCTCGGGTGATCGACTTGGCCGAGGCGAGAAAGCGGCGCGAGCCCCGGTCCTGGCGATCAATTACGCGTTGGGGATCGATGGCAGCAACGCTTGCTGCCGGGGTGCTCATCGGCACGCTCGCCCACCAGACGCGTGATGTCTCGCCAGTCCAAGTACATGGCGGCAAGATATACGCCGCGTCCGCACTCAACGATGTGCTAAGCAATGAGCTGGCGAGTACGCCACGCGGCGACGTGCGCATCGGCGTCACCTTCCGTGATCAATCTGGCGTCATTTGCCGCAGTTTCACCGACCAATCCTCGAGCGGCCTCGCTTGCCGTGAAGGCAAGGGATGGCGCGTGCGCGGACTATTCGGCGCGCCTGAAGGCCAAAACGGGAATTACCGAATGGCTGCGGGTATGGACCCGAACCTCGCCGCCCTGGTGGACTCGACCATTGCAGGCGAGCCGTTCGATGCCGCCCAAGAGAAAGCTTCGCGGGATAAGGGTTGGCACTGAAGAACACTTCGCTCTCTAACCCAAGCCTCGCAGTAGAGCGGCTACCGGAATAAATGACGCCTGCCGGTCGTGAGCTTCTCAAGAACGGGGAAGCGTATGGCTCATTATCGATTGTATTTCTTTCGCTCGGAAACTGGTCGGATTCGAGAGGCTCGAGAGTTCGAGGCTCCCCATGACTTTGCGGCCATATACCAATCGACCGAGTGGCGATCCGGAGAGCAGATGGAACTGTGGTCAGGTTCCCGTAGGGTAAAGCGTTGGGCTTCCGGCGGTCTTGACTCAACTCGCGTGGCAGATGGTTTTCAGACTATTACGCAAACATAAATCTTGCCAGCATCTGACGACATGGAAGTGCGCTGCAACGGCTGGACATAGCCATGTAGGTCATCCCTGAAGTGGACGCAGTTATCGCCAGTAAGAGCAGCCTGGCAATTAACGCCAAAAAGACTAGTCGTTTCGCCACTTGCCGCCGCCTTCCAAGCTCGGATGGACGAACTCAAAGATTCAACCGGACTGGATATATCGCTAAGATCGGATTTACATCCGCTCCGCATACCTGAGCCTAACGGGCTCGGGGGAGCCCTCGGTGGTCAGGGGTAAGTCTTTCGTGAGTGCTGCTTCAATGTACGTCGGGGCAGTCAGCCCCGCCGACCGAATGATTGTGGGCAAAAGCCGCGCCGTCGAACATCTCCGTCAGCTGGCGCGCCGGGTTGCGCAAGCGGACGCGAGCATCATGATCACGGGGCCTTCGGGCGCCGGCAAAGAAGTGCTCGCCCGCGCCATCCACGAGGAGAGCCGCCGAGCCAGCAAGCCGTTCGTCGCGATCAACTGTGGAGCGATTCCGGCCGACTTGATCGAATCCGAATTGTTTGGCCATGAGCGCGGTTCCTTCACGGGTGCGCACGCCAGGCGCATCGGCCGGTTTGAGGAAGCCAATGGCGGCACGCTGTTCCTCGACGAGATCGGCGACATGCGCTTCGACATGCAGGTCAAGCTGCTGCGTGTGCTGGAGGATCGCCTCGTCACGCGCATCGGTGCGTCATCGGCGGTCAATGTCGATATCCGCATTATTTCAGCAACCCACCAGAATATCGCGGATGCGGTTGCCCAGAGCCGGTTCCGCCAGGACCTTCACTTCCGGCTGGGTGTCCTGCCGATCCGCGTCCCTTCGCTCGCCGAGCGCACGGAAGACGTGCCGCTCCTAGTCGAGCATTTTCAGAACTACCTCGCCGGGAATGGCCGTGCACACCTTTCGAAGGCGGCGCTTGATCGGCTCGAGCAGCACGAATGGCCGGGCAATGTCCGCGAGCTGCGTAATTTCGTCGAGCGGGCCAACGTCCTTTTTGGCGGAATGATGATCGGTCGCAACGAAGTCGAAGAGCTGCTTGGCTGCCTAGGACGGATTGAGCTCGCCGACGCGGCCGCATCGGCCGCGCGGGGCGGCACGGTGGTGCCCTTCCCCGCCAATGATGAGGCCCAAGCTCGAGTGTGGTCGGGAGAGAGCCCGATCAACCTCAAGGAGCTGCTCGAGACGATGGAGCTTGAACGCATCCAGATTGCGCTCGACATGGCGCAAGGCGTGGTGAGCGAGGCCGCACGACTCCTAACGCTCAAGCGGACCACGCTCATAGAAAAGATGCGCAAATATTCGATTGGCGCTCTCTGACGCGCGGCAAACGCCCCAACCCACTCGCGTAGCCCCAATCGCCGCCTTTCAGGCGCGGCCGCTATTGCTGGGCGACATCCACCCCAGAGTGATCGAGATCCGGCGGTTGACGGGATCATAGGGGTCGGAGGGATTATACGGCTCGCGGTCAGCGACACCTTCGATGCGCAGAAAGCGGCTCGAGGGAATCCCATCCATCATCAGGCTCTGGCGGGTCGCGTCAGCCCTTGCGCTTGACAGGGTCCAGTTGTTGCGGCCGCCGGCCGAAAATTGTGACGCGTCGGTGTGCCCGCGGACACGAATGTCATTGGGCAGCCCCGCGATCGCGTTCGCGACCAAGGGCAGCAGTCGCGATGCTTCAGGGGTCAGCACGTTGGTTCCGACAAGGAACATCGAGAAGTTCGCATCGTCGACCAGGTCAACGCGAAGGCCATCGGTTGTTTCGGTGAACCTCAGACTTTTGGCGAACCGGTTGAGGGCCTGGTCGCGCGACAAACGGTTGCGCAGCAGCTGCTGAAGCTGCGCAAAGCGCGCCCGGTCGGCAGTCTTTTCCGCGCTATCCTTGTCACCGCCGGTATTCGCTTTGGGAATTGCGATGGTCCGCTCGCCCGTCATGCCCGCTCGGCTTGGGTACTTGTCCTTGGCGATGATGGCATCGCCGCCGAGCAAGCCATCGGAACCGGCGGCGTCGTCTTTCTTCTCGACGATGGTTGGCGCAAAGTAATCGGCGAGTGCCTTGCGCTGCTTCTCGGTCGTTGCACCGAGCAGCCACATCAATAGGAAGAAGGCCATCATGGCCGTGACGAAGTCGGCGTAGGCAACCTTCCACGCGCCGCCGTGGTGACCGCCATGACTCATGACGATCGGCTTTTTAATGATGATCGGACGCGCTGTTTCGTCGGCCATATCAGCGGGTCCGCATGCCGTCGAACACCTCGGCAAAGCTAGGCTGATTGCTGTGCTCAATGCCCGAGCGGGCGGCTTCGATCACCAGCGGGATTGGATGATTGTAAAGCGAGGCGACGATGATCTGCTTGACCGTATGGTACATCGCAAGATCGGCCTCGATCACCTGCTTAGCGCGGTGTGCGAACGGCCCCACCAGGCCGTAAGCGAGCAGCACGCCGAGGAAGGTTCCCACAAGCGCGGAGCCAATCATCGCGCCGAGAATCTCCGGCGGCTTGTCGATCGACCCCATGGTCTTCACGACGCCGAGCACGGCCGCGACGATGCCAAGCGCCGGGAGCGCATCGGCCAGGTTCTGCAGGCTCTCGGCGGGTTGCAACGAATGATGGCTCCGGTTCTTGATGCTGTTGTCCATCACCTCTTCGACCGCGTGGGGGTGAAGCGTACCGGAAGAAACGACCACCAGTCGCAACGTGTCGGTGATCAAGTGGATGAGCACCGGGTCTTTCATCAGGCGGGGATATTCTTGGAAGATCTCCGAGGATTCCGGCGCCTCAATGTGCGGTTCGAGCGCGACAGGCCCTTCAGTCCGGAGCATTTTCATGAGTCGGATCACAAGGAAGATGCAGTCGAGGAAATCTTGCCGCTTGAACTTGGGGCCCTTGAAGACTTTGGCCAGTCCAGCGGCGAGCGCTTTCAGTTCCCTAGTCGAGTTGCCGATAATGAGCGAGCCGACGCCCGCGCCGCCGATGATCAGCATCTCGTGTGGGAGCGCATGAAGGACCGGAGTGAGATTGCCGCCGGTAAATGCGAATCCGCCGAAGACCATCGCAATGAGCACGACGATCCCGATTATCTGAAACATGGCGACAGTAACTCCAGCAGGCGAGGCCTCACAAGAAGATACGGCCGCGAAGAGGTTGGATTTAGGTCAGGATAAGAGGTCGATGAGCGAGCGGCGATTGATCCTCGCGAACGCCGACTGGGCTGCTTCGAGCGTCAACTGCTGCGCATTCAACGTTGCAATTGCCGTCGTGAGGTCGGTCTTTTCGAGACCCGTGCGTTCGGCTGCGAGATCGACATTGCGGGTCTCGTTGCTGTCGGCGAGGCGATCGAGCCGCGATGCGCCATTACCGATCGTCGCTGCGACCGAAGCGCCGTGCTGGATCAATCCGTCAGCGATCGACAGCGCACTATCGAGCTGGGCCCTGTTCCCGCTCCCGACCGCCAATGCCATGGTTTCGAGTTGCTGCGTGATCGCAACACCCGAATATTGAAACACGTTCGCGCTCGTCGGGACGGGAGCAAACACAATTCCTTCGCCAAAGCGCATCGACCGTGCCGGGCCGCTGCTGAACAGGGGCTGCCCGAGGGATGACTCGGTCTGGCTGAGGGCGCCGAGCTCGTGGGCAATCGCCCGGATTTCGGCAGCGATCGTGTCCCGCGCGCTTTGCGGCAGCGATCCGGACGAGCCTTGGATCGTCAATTCCTGCACTCGCGCGAGCCGCTCGTTGAGCGTCTTCAAAACCCCATCGGCCTGGTTAGCGAGCGACGAGCCCAGTTCGATATTGCGCTTCCACACATCGGAATCCGCTTGGGCCTGGCGGATGCCGGCAATGCGCACCGATGCCCCGGGATCATCGGATGGCTGCTGAAGCCGGTTCCCGGTCGAGATCTGGATCTGCGTCGTCTCGATCGCCTTTGCCAGGCGTGACTGGCGGGCGATCTCGAAGGTCATCCGATTGCCGGTTGCGTTGATCATGTCACGCTCCTCAAATCGCTTGCAGGATGGACTGGAAGGTCTCGCGGGCGACTTGGATCACCCGCGCTGAGCCCTCGTAAGCCTGCTGAAAACGAAGCAGCTCGGCGGCCTCGTGGTCGAGATCGACGCCGGACAGTTCAGCGCGAGCCGCAAGCGCTCCATCGCGGCGTGTTGAGGCGGCGGAGTCCTGCGCCTTAGCGGCCGAAACCATCTGCGCGTGGGCCGCGATCATCTGGGCCCAGCCCTGCTCCGTACCACCTTGTCCTCGCAGGTTCGCGAACGACAGAAGATTGCCGTTGTCACTGAACGCATCGGCAGCGGCGACATCATTCGGAGCGAGCGGCAAGGCGGCAAGCGAGGCAGCGGTCCCGCCGAAACTCACTAAAGGGCCACCAGGATTCCCATTGAGGTCCTTGCCCGCCTGGTGGGCAGCATTGAGCTGGGTCGCAAACTGGCCCGCCAGCTGGTCGAGCTCCGAGCGCTCGCCGGAGATCGTCGACGCGGCTGCGGTCAACCCGGACAGGCTTCCAGAAGCCGGAGCAATGGCCGCGCCGGCAAGGGTCAGGGACAAAGTGCCGTCGGGCGCACCAGTCACTCCAAGCGGTGAGATCAAAGGCCCGGCGAGCAGCGCGGGACCGCTGCTTCCGATGACTTGGACAGTCGCCGCGCCATGTGCATCCAACGTCACCGAGATTGGCAAAGCGCCGGATAGAGAGTCGAGGAGCCGGTCGCGCTCGTCCATCAGCGAAGCCTGGTTGGTCGAGCCCTCGCGCGAACGGAGCAAGGCTTCGTTGACACGCTGCAGCGCGGCGACGTCGGAATTGACCTGGTCGACGCCTGTACTAGCGGCCGTCGCGATCCCGTCGGATACGGATTGAAGTTGCGCTGCGGTGGTGCGGAACGCGTCTACGGTATTGCCGACGGACTGAAGAAAGGAGAGCCGCCAGGCATTGTTGGTGGGATCGGCCGCAAGCGTGTCGGCCGCATTGAACATCGCAGTCAACGACTGACCGACGCCATTCTCGCCGTCATCGAGCGCGCGCTCCCCGGCCTGAAGCCATTGCAAGCGTACCGTCGCCCGCTCGGCACCGCCGATCGAAGTGCGTGAATCTTCAACCAGCCAGTCGTCGACCGAGCGCTGAACCCCGTTTACCAACACGCCGCCGGGCGACGTCTGCGCCCTATAGAGAGGCATGTCGCCTGACCCTGCGGCTTCGGCGAGGCGGGTCGTCCGGCGGACATAGCCCGCGGTCTGGGCATTGGCGATATTGTCGCTGGTCGTCCCAAGCGCGTCGCGATAGGCTCTGAGGCCTGATGCGCCGATCGACATCAGATCGGTCATTTGCTCCCTCCCCGTGGCCCGAGCTGGCGCTCGATCATCTCCGCAATCCCAAACCGTCCGAGCGCTGCGATACTGTCTGCAGTGCGCGTGTCGGCCATCTCGCGGAAATTATCGGTGGCGCTGGAATCGAACGGATCGTCGGTCAGCTTCGCCTGGCGCATGCTGGCGATCATCTGCCGCAGGAACACCGCTTCGAACTGCTCGGCAACCTTCTTAAGTGCGGGATCAATCGTCGGCGACGGCGAGCCCGCCGCGGCGGTCGGCCGTATAGCGCCGGCGGTCGAGAGATTGCTCATTGGATCACCAGCTCGGCCTTGAGTGCGCCGGCCTGCTTGAGTGCCCCGAGAATGGCGACGAGATCGCCCGGCGAGGCGCCCAGGCGATTGATGCTGTCGACAATGTCCGAGAGCTTCGCGCCACGCGGCATCAGGAACATGGGACTGCCCTGCTCCTCGACATTGATCGCGCTCGATGGCGTGACGACGGTCTGTCCGCGGCTGAACGGCGCCGGCTGCGAGACCTGCGGCTCTTCGTCGATGCGAACGGTGAGCTTGCCGTGACTGACGGCCGCCGGACCGACCCGAACCGCGCCATTCATGACGACCGTTCCGGTACGTGCATTGACAATGACCCGTGCCGGCGCGTCGGCGGGGGTGATTTCGAGATTCTCGATGCGGCTCATCAAAGCGACACGCGCCTCCGCGCCGACTGGTGCGGCGATTCGGATGGACGTCCCGTCCATAGCGCGCGCGGCACCGTCGCCCATCGCGCGATTGATTGCATCAGCGACGCGCTTTGCGTTGGTGAGATCGAAATCAGAGAGGTTGAAACTGAGTTCGAATCGGGTCGCGAAGCCGGTCTCGACCGCTCGCTCGATGCTTGCTCCGCCCTCGATCCGGCCGGCGGCGGGATCGTTGACGACGGTCTTCGACCCGTCGGCGGCATCTACTCCCAGTCCGCCGATGACGAGATTGCCCTGCGCCATTGCATAGATCTGTCCGTCAGCACCCAGCAGCGGGGCAAGCACCAGCGTACCGCCGCGCAGCGACTTGGCCTTGCCGATTGCCGAAACCGTTACATCGAGCCGTTGGCCAGGCTTAGCGAACGGTGGAAGCTCCGCGGTGATCATCACAGCCGCGGCATTTTTGAGGGCCGGATTGATGCCCGCGGGGAGGTTAAGCCCGAAGCGCGACACCGCGCCTTTGACGCCCAATGTAGAATAATCGAGGCTGTCGTCGCCGGTGCCGGCGAGACCAACCACGATGCCGTAGCCCGTCAGCTGGTTACTCCTGAGGCCGTCGAACTGACCGAGATCCTTGATCCGTTCGGCATTGGCACGACCCGGGAACCACGCGACGAAGAGCGCAATTACGAGCAGTAGCCGGATGGCGGGGCGATGGAGCGCTAGCATCGTCAGAAGGGGCTGATCACGGAGAAGAAGCGCTGCAGCCAGCCCTGGCGCGACGCCCGGGCGATCTCGCCCTTTCCGATATAAAGAATTTTGGCATCGGCAACACGCGTCGAGAGCACACGGTTGTCGGCACTTATATCGGCGGCGCGCACGATCCCCGAAAATTGCACATGCTCGTCGCCGCGGTTCAAGGTGAGCAGCTTCTCGCCGCGCACCAGCATGGTTCCGTTTGGATATACTTCGGCGATGGTCACACTCAATTGCCCCGACAGTTGATTGGACTGGGCAGCACTGCCTTCACCTTTAAACGACTGCGTGCCGCCCATGTTTACATCCGAGGGCGAAAAGAAGCTGAGCGGACCGGTCACGGGCGGCGTCAAACCGATGCTTCCGTCGCGCCCCGTTTTGGCAGAGGTCGTCTTCTGGGCGATGGTCCGCTCTATGAGATCGATGGTGATGAGATCGCCGGGCCGCCCAGCGCGATTGCCTGAGGTCAGCGGCGTGAAGCTTCCCTGGAAAATCGCGCCATTGGCCGCCGACGGCGGTGCCGGTAGCGCGTAGGTCGGCGTGAAATCCGGTCGCTCGCGCGCCGCGACGGGCGTCGCGACGCACGCGGTGACAAGGTACCGGGCCAGGACCCAGGCAATGCGCCGGCTACAATTGCTGGTTCGCATTTTTCATCATTTCATCGGCAGCCTGGATCATTTTCGAATTGACCTCGTAGGCGCGCTGCGTCTCGATCATGTCGACCAGCTCTTCGACCACGTTGACGTTGGAGGATTCGAGCGCGCCAGAGCGGATCGAGCCGCGGCCTTCGAGCCCAGCAGCGCCAGTCTGCGGCGTCCCCGAGGCTGCTGTTTCGAGCAGCAGATTATCGCCGATCGGCTGAAGGCCGGCATCGTTGACGAAGCGCGCAGTCTCCACCTTTCCGAGCTCGGTCGGAGCGGTTTCACCTGCGACGATTGCAGAGACGGTGCCGTCAGCGCCGACGCTGATCGAGGTCGCACCCTGCGGCACCTGGATCTGCGGCTGAAGCGGCATCCCGTCGCCCGTCACGACGGTTCCCTCAGGCGAGAGGCTGAAGTTACCGGCGCGAGTATAGGCGGTGCGCCCGTCGGGCATCTGCACCTGGAAGAAGCCGCTACCCTCGATTGCCAGGTCGAGCGCGTTCCCGGTGGTGGAAATCGATCCCTGGGTGTTCATCCGCTCTGTTCCGGTCATTTGCACGCCGGTCCCGAGGTTGAGGCCCGTCGCATATTTGTTCTCGGCCGAGGACGAAGTGCCGGCGGCAATGATCTGCTGGTAGGCAAGACTCTCGAAGCTTGCCCGATCCCGCTTGAAACCGGTGGTGTTCACGTTGGCGAGATTATTGGCGATGACCTGCATCCGCCGGTTCTGCGCATCGAGGCCCGAACGGGCGACCTGCAAGGCTTGGTTGCTCATGAGCGAGGTTCCTTATTGAGGAAGCCGCATCAGCTCGGCCGACGCACCATCAAGGTCGCGGGCCGAGGTGATGAGCTTCAATTGGGTGTCCCAAGCGCGGCTCGCGTCGATCATGTCGACCAGCGCCTTGGTGGCCGAGACATTGGATTCCTCCAGCTGCCCGCTTGTGACGTGGGCATCCGGATCGACGGGCAGAACGCCGCCGCCCTTGACCCGGAACAGACCATCGAGGCCCTTGGCGATGGCGCTTCCGGCCGGGCTTGCGATCTTCAGGCGATCGACTTCCTGGGACTGCGATGGATCGCCTCCCGCTGGAACGACGAGGATCCGGCCGTCTTCGGCGATGGAAATCTTGTCGGCGGGCGGAAGCGTGATGGGCCCGCCCTGGCCCAAGACGGGGCGGCCGTCACCGGTGGTGAGGAGGCCACTTGAACTCAACTGAAGGTCGCCGCGGCGGGTGTACGCCTCGTCTCCGTCGTCGGCCTGCACGGCCAGAAGGGAATCGCCACCGAGCGCGATATCGAGGTCGCGCCCGGTGGCCGTGATCGATCCGGCTTTCATGTCGGCATTGACCACTTCTTCGCTGGCCATCGCCCGGTCGGTCAGGCTCGGCCCGTCGAGCCACAGGGCCTGCGCCTCGGCGATTTCGCCGCGGAAGCCCGGTGTCGAGGCGTTGGCAAGATTGTTTGCCGTCGCCTGCTGCCGGGCCATCGCGCCGCGCATCGCCGAAAGGCTCGTATAGATGAGGCGGTCCACGGTCTGGATCAGTTGATGTTGATGACCGCCTGGGTCATGTTCTTGGCGGTCTCGATCGCCTTCGCGTTGGCCTGGAAGTTCCTCTGCGCAGAGATGAGCGCGACGAGCTCTTCGGTGACATCGACGTTGGCACGCTCGAGTGCTCCCGACCGAATGCTCCCCAGGGGCCCGTTGGTTGCGGTGTTAATGAGCGCCGCGCCGCTTTCGCCGGTCGATTGCCAGTGGGCATCGCCAACCGGGCGAAGCCCCTCGACCGCTGTGAAGCTCGCCATCGCGACCTTTCCGAGCATTTGCGTCGAGCCATCGGCGTAGGTTGCCGTCACCAGGCCATCGATGCCGATGGAGACGTTGGCCAGGGTTGCCGTCGGATCGGTCGGCGAATTCGCCGGAAGCACCAGGTCCTGCGCATCGGACAATGCAGTGGACGTCGCATTGCCATTGGCGTCGACGGGGAGGACCTGGAGCTTGGAACCGATTGTGTCGACAACGTTGCGGTTGGCATCGACGCCGAAGGCGCCGTTGCGAGTGTAAGTGACTTCTGCGCGCGGCGGGGCGCCGCGAACGACGAAAAAGCCCTCGCCGGCAATGCCGAGATCGAGCGTCTTGTCGCTCGCCTCGAGCGTGCCTTGAGTGAACTGCTGGACCACGCCGTTGAGGCGCACGCCCTGGCCGGCCGTCATTTTAGTCGATTGTGTCGGCGAGCTTGCGAACAGATCGCCGAACTGGGCGCGGCTGCGCTTGAAGCCGGTCGAGCCGACATTAGCGAGGTTGTTGGAAATGGCGCCGAGGTCGGTCTGTGCCGCCTTGAGCCCGGAGAGCGAAGTATAGAAGGACATGGTGGTTCCTTTCTTCAGATCGAAGTTGTGCTGGAGGGTGTTGCCGACGACGCTTTGATCTCGGCGAGCAGTGCGGTCTGCGACCGGATCTGGTCGGCGATGGAACTCAGCGTGTCGTTCATCTGGCTGATCCCAGCGAGGCTGGAGAATTGCGCCATCTGCGCAATCATCTCTTTGTTATCGACCGGCTCGAACGGATCCTGCTGCTGAAGCTGGG
This portion of the Sphingomonas limnosediminicola genome encodes:
- a CDS encoding flagellar basal body L-ring protein FlgH translates to MRTSNCSRRIAWVLARYLVTACVATPVAARERPDFTPTYALPAPPSAANGAIFQGSFTPLTSGNRAGRPGDLITIDLIERTIAQKTTSAKTGRDGSIGLTPPVTGPLSFFSPSDVNMGGTQSFKGEGSAAQSNQLSGQLSVTIAEVYPNGTMLVRGEKLLTLNRGDEHVQFSGIVRAADISADNRVLSTRVADAKILYIGKGEIARASRQGWLQRFFSVISPF
- the flgG gene encoding flagellar basal-body rod protein FlgG, which codes for MSNQALQVARSGLDAQNRRMQVIANNLANVNTTGFKRDRASFESLAYQQIIAAGTSSSAENKYATGLNLGTGVQMTGTERMNTQGSISTTGNALDLAIEGSGFFQVQMPDGRTAYTRAGNFSLSPEGTVVTGDGMPLQPQIQVPQGATSISVGADGTVSAIVAGETAPTELGKVETARFVNDAGLQPIGDNLLLETAASGTPQTGAAGLEGRGSIRSGALESSNVNVVEELVDMIETQRAYEVNSKMIQAADEMMKNANQQL
- the flgF gene encoding flagellar basal-body rod protein FlgF, with amino-acid sequence MDRLIYTSLSAMRGAMARQQATANNLANASTPGFRGEIAEAQALWLDGPSLTDRAMASEEVVNADMKAGSITATGRDLDIALGGDSLLAVQADDGDEAYTRRGDLQLSSSGLLTTGDGRPVLGQGGPITLPPADKISIAEDGRILVVPAGGDPSQSQEVDRLKIASPAGSAIAKGLDGLFRVKGGGVLPVDPDAHVTSGQLEESNVSATKALVDMIDASRAWDTQLKLITSARDLDGASAELMRLPQ
- a CDS encoding flagellar hook-basal body complex protein — protein: MSFYTSLSGLKAAQTDLGAISNNLANVGSTGFKRSRAQFGDLFASSPTQSTKMTAGQGVRLNGVVQQFTQGTLEASDKTLDLGIAGEGFFVVRGAPPRAEVTYTRNGAFGVDANRNVVDTIGSKLQVLPVDANGNATSTALSDAQDLVLPANSPTDPTATLANVSIGIDGLVTATYADGSTQMLGKVAMASFTAVEGLRPVGDAHWQSTGESGAALINTATNGPLGSIRSGALERANVDVTEELVALISAQRNFQANAKAIETAKNMTQAVININ
- a CDS encoding flagellar hook assembly protein FlgD; amino-acid sequence: MSIPPINGSDIVVQPKSNGQSLGESDFLALMTTQLQQQDPFEPVDNKEMIAQMAQFSSLAGISQMNDTLSSIADQIRSQTALLAEIKASSATPSSTTSI